A window of Ktedonobacterales bacterium genomic DNA:
TGAAGAGTTTGAGGCGTTCCTGCTGGAAATCCTCTCGGATTTCCAGGTGACGGTGCCAGAGATCGGCACGCTGACGGCCCCGGAGCCGCCCATCGTCGTCATCACCTCCAACCGCACGCGCGAGATTCACGATGCCCTGCGCCGCCGCTGCCTCTATTACTGGATTGATTATCCCACGCTGGAGAAAGAACTGGCGATTGTCCTGGCGAAAGCGCCCGAAGCCAGCGAAAAGCTGGCGCGGCAGGTCTGCATCTTTGTCAAAGAACTGCGCGCGATGGACCTCTTCAAGTCACCGGGCATCGCTGAAACGCTGGATTGGGTGAGTTCGCTGGTGACGCTGGAGATTCACGAATTGCAGGAAGGTCCGGTGCGCGATACGCTGGGCGCGCTGCTCAAGTACCAGGACGACATCGAGAAGGTTAACAGCGGCAACGCCCTGAGCAAGTTACTGCATAAAGTGATCGGCGCTTGAAGATAAGGTATCCGTGACCACACAGCAACCGGATGGTATGAGCTATGCTGCCAGAGAACAACGACTTGCTCACCGCTCATGATCTGGAGCGCGGCCACCAGCTTCAGCGCAAGCTGGTGGAGTTCGGGCGGCTGCTCTGGGATATGGGCCTGGATGTTGGCCCGGGCCGCATGGTGGAAGCCTCGAAAACAATCAGCCTGATTGATGTTAAGAAGCGCGAGGACTTCTATCACGCGCTCAAATGCACGCTGCTCTCACGACACGAGCAGGAGCCGCTCTTTGACCAGGCGTTTTTTTACTTCTGGCAAATGAAGCACCGGCTGAGCAAGCTGGACGACAACGCCATCGTCAAGAGCGACGAAAAGCGCGGCAGCCCTATCCGTCTGCCGCCGCGCGAGCGCCAGGAACTGGAGGCGCAGGCCGCGCGCCTGACTCGCCAGTTGATGCAGCCCCAGCGCGATGCTGGCCGCGCGCGCCCATCGGATCAGGCCGATCAGAGCGACGATGACGACGATGACGAGGCCCAGGGAACCGCCTACAGCGCCATCGAGCAGCTGCGCGGCAAAGACTTCGAGTCCTATAGCTGGGAAGAGATGCAGGAGGCCAAGCGCCTGATGGCTGAGATGCACTGGCATCTCGGCGAGCGGCCCACGCGCCGCAAGGCTCCGTCGCGCAAAGGCGCCTACCCCGATCTGCGCCGCATCATTCGCCGCAATATGAAGTATGGCGGCGAGTTGATGGAACTGACCTGGCGCAAGATCAGACGCAAGCCGCGCCCGCTGGTCATCATCTGCGACATCAGCGGCTCGATGAGCCTCTATTCGCGTCTGCTCTTGCATTTTATCCACACCATCTCCAGCGGCTTGCAGAACACCGAAGCCTTTGTCTTTGGCACGCGCCTGACGCGCATCACCCGCCAGCTTCGCAAGCGCGACGTAGATGACGCGGTACGTGACGTTTCCAAGAATGTGCAGGATTGGTCAGGCGGCACACGCATTGGCGAATGCCTGCGCGACTTTAACTATCGCTGGGCGCGGCGCGTCCTGGGGCATGGCGCGGTGGTGCTGATTATCAGCGACGGTTGGGATCGCGGCGAACCCGACGTGCTGCGGGCCGAGATGGACCGTTTGCAACACAGCAGCCACCGCCTGATCTGGCTGAACCCGCTGCTGGGCGCGGAGGATTATCGCCCGGTGACGATTGGCATGAAGACCGCGCTGCCCTTCATTGATAATTTTCTCTCGGCCCACAGCCTGGACAGCTTGCTGGAACTGGGCAAAGTGCTGGAGCAGATTGACGACAGTCGCCCCAGCCGCCGGGGGCAGGCGCGCTTGCAGCAGCTACCTGGAAGATAAGACCTTCAGTAACGTTTTCATGCTCTATGCAGACCAATCTGCAAGAGGAGGCACGATCCCATGAAAGACATTTTGCCCGATGTAGAGAAGTGGCGCGCACAGGGCGCGCGCGTGGCCGTTGCAACCGTTACGGCGGTGGTTGGCTCCGCGCCACGCCAGGAAGGCGCGAAGCTGGCCGTCAGCGAGCGCGGCGAGATCAGCGGCTCCGTCAGCGGCGGCTGTGTTGAGCCAGCCGTTATTACCGCTGCCGAAGAGGTTATCAAGACCGGCACGCCGCAGATGCTCACCTTCGGCATTAGCGAAGAAGAAAATCTGGAAAAGATCGGCCTCTCCTGCGGCGGCGAGATCAAAGTCTTCGTGGAGCGGCTGGATTGGTAGTTGAGTGTTTCACGTGAAACACCTGCCCGGAAAGGTCCGGCAATGGCTGAAATCTACGAAACCCTCAAGGCCAGCCTGGCGAATGAGCGCCCGGTGGCGCTTGCCACGCTCGTTGGTGGCGCTGGACCGTTGGCCGCAAAGCTGCTGGTCTTTCAAGACGGCGCGACTCAGGGTACGCTGGGCAGCGCGCAGTTAAACGCGCGCGTGGCCGCAGACGCGCGCCCCATGATCTGGCAGGGCGCGGCCAAAACCATCAGCTACACCCCAGAAGCTGCTGATGAGCCGCAGGCCGGGGCGTTGGATGTCTTTATCGAAACCTTTCCGCCGCCGCATAAGCTGGTCATCGTGGGCGCTGGGCATATCGCCATCCCGCTGACCACCTTTGGCAAAACGCTGGGCTATCGGGTGATCGTGATTGACGCGCGCGCCGCCTTTGCCACCCGCGAGCGTTTCCCCCACGCCGATGAGGTCATCTGCGAATGGCCGGATGAAGTGCTGGGAAAGCAGATACCCTTGCACGTGGCAACCGCCGCCGCTGTCCTGACACACGACCCTAAGTTCGATGAGCCGACGCTGCGCGTGCTGCTTAAGAGCGACGTAAGCTACATTGGCGCGATTGGCAGCCGCAAAACCAGTGAGGAGCGCAGCGAGCGCCTGCGCCAGCAGGGCATCACCGACGAGCAGCTTGCGCGCATTCACGGCCCCATCGGCTTGAACATCGGCGCGGTCTCCCCTGAAGAGATGGCGCTGGCGATTATGGCCGAGATCGTGGCGGCGCGGCATGGCCGCGAACGCTCGGCAACCGCCTGGCAAACAAAATAAATCAGGGAGAGGGTTCATGCGGTATGGGGAGCGCATGCGCTCCCCATACCGCATGAACCCTCTCCCTTGAAAGAAGGGACACATCATGGCAACCGTTGAGCGCGAGCCGGTGCGCGCGCCTGAACTTTCCGGCGCGGCCTGGTTCAATACCGACCATCCCTTGACGCTGGCCGACCTCAAGGGCAAGCTGGTCCTGCTGGACTTCTGGACCTACTGCTGCATCAACTGCATGCACATTCTGCCGGACCTCAAATACCTGGAAGAGAAATATGCCCATGAGCCGCTGGTGGTGATTGGCGTCCACTCGGCCAAGTTCGAGAACGAGAAGGATACCGACAACATCCGTAACGCCATCCTGCGCTATGGCATCAGCCATCCGGTGGTAGTTGATGTCAATCACCGCCTCTGGAACGCCTACGCTGTGCGCGGCTGGCCGACAGTCGTTCTGGTGGACCCGGCGGGCTATCTGCTGGGTACTGTCTCTGGCGAGGGCCACCGCGAGCAGCTCGATATGGTGATTGCCGCCGCGCTGGACGCCTATAAAGGGGCGGGGCTGCTCGATGACACGCCGCTGCCCGTCCACCTGGAAAGTGATGCCCTCGTTGATATGCCGCTCGCCTATCCTGGCAAGATCGTGGCCGACCAGACCGCCGTAGGCGCGGGCGCGCGCCTCTTCATCAGCGACAGCGGGCATCACCGCGTTGTCATCGCCACATCAGAGGGCACGCTGCTGGATACCATCGGGACCGGCGCGGCGGGCGCGGATGACGGCTCCTTTGAGGAGGCCAGCTTCAGCAATCCGCAGGGATTGGCGCTTGACGCCGAACACGACTGGCTCTATGTGGCCGATACGGACAATCACCTGCTGCGGCGGCTGGACCTCAAAGCCCGCACTGTCAAGACCGTCGCAGGCACAGGCGAGCAAGGCATCGGGCCGAACCTGAGTGCCCCCGCGCTTGAGCAACCGCTCAACTCGCCCTGGGATCTCTGCTTTGTGGATGGCCTGCTGTATATCGCTATGGCCGGGTGTCATATGCTCTGGCTCTATGATCCGGCCAGCGAGGAACTGCGCCACGTCGCCGGAAGCGGGCGCGAAGCGCGCATTGATGGCCCGGCGCTGCGCTCGGCCTTTGCCCAGCCCAGCGGCCTGACGACCGATGGCCGCGCGCTCTACGTCGCCGACAGCGAGATCAGCAGCGTGCGCCGCGTGACCCTGGGCGATGACGTGCAGGTCACAACCGTCGCGGGAGGCGATCTCTTCCAGTTTGGCGATGTGGACGGCCTGGGCGATCTGGCCCGCTTCCAGCATCCGCTGGGCGTGGCCTGGCACGATGGCGCGATCTACGTGGCCGACACCTATAACCACAAGATCAGGAAGGTGGACCCCGAAACGCGCCGGGCCACCAGCTTCCTGGGCGACGGCAAGCCTGGGGCCGATGACGGCGAGCAGCCGCGCTTCTACGAGCCAGGCGGCCTGAGCTTTGCGGGAGAGCGCCTCTTCATCGCCGATACCAACAATCACGCGATCCGCGTCGTTGATCTGGCGAGCAAAACGGTTTCCACGCTGACCATCGGCGAACTCTGCCCGCCGGGCTTCTGCCTGCCAGAGCCAGGGTTCGCGGGCAACAAAGCAGTCGAAGAAGAATAGCAGCCCACCAGCAGCGCCGCCTGGCAGACGGCCAGACGATTCGCCGCCAGGGACGGTGGCGGTACACGCGAAAGCTGCCTGCGTGTACCGCCAGCCTCCGTGCTGGCGCAGCGTTGAGCCGCCGGGACGGCGGCGCTACAAGTGGGCTAGCTACTTGCCAATGATCAGGCCAGGGAGCGCGGCGTGCAGGCCAAAGATGGAGTCGGGGAAAGCAAATTGCAGCGCCAGCAGCGCAAAGATAACCATGAAGTGCAGCGCCTGGTCTACCCAGATGGGCTTGATGATGTTATAGCGCGTTTTCAGGGGGTCTATGATACAGTGCGTGAGAAAGATGATAGCAATGGCGGCAGGCGTCGCCCTGGCAAATAAGACAAAGACGGCGGTATACGTTGCCGCGTGGTAGGCATTGATCTCCCAGCTTTTGCCTTTGTTGGCCGACATCCACCCCGACTGAAAGGCAAAGTCGCCCACAAAATGGCAGGCCAGCCAGACCAGCACCGCAGCCAGAACATCCATGACAACACTCCCCCTTCTAAAAGCGCCCCCTGCTCAAGAGGAAACGCTCAGTATGGAGCCATTCCTGGTCCTCCTCACTGGGGAGTATAGTCTGCAATGGACCCAAGATACTGTCGGCCACTTCACGCCGAGAGGGTGAAGTGATTCACAGCCGTCAGCTAGAGCGGCGATTGCGGCGTCTGGCCGCCGCGCTTACGCTTGGGGCGGCGCGGGTTGCCTTTGGTGTGCTGAGACGATCCGGCCTCCCCGCTTGCGCCCTCCAACCGCCGCAGCACGCTCTGGCGATAGCGGGCGCGCTGGGCCAGCAGGCGCGGCGGCGCGTTGAGATGGTCGGCCAGGTCGGCGCTTGTGGCCGCCTGGCCTCCCGCCTCCAGCACAGCGCGGCGTACCTCCTGATCGTTGCTGGCAACCACCACCAGTTGATGCCGACCTGCCCCTTCGCGCGCCAGGCGAGCTATCACCTCGTCGGCGCTCTCGCCCTGACATGTATAGATCAGTTTGATCCGCTGGACATGCTCTTCCGTTTGTCTGGGCTGCTGGGCATCGAACACCACCACTACCTGATGCGACGTATGGCGATATTTGGCGATCAACTTGCGCACCAGCGCGTCACGGGCAGCGGCCAGGCTATGGCGCTGCTCCACCGCCAACAGTTCAGGAGTGTTCTTAATCACGTTATAACCATCTATCAAAATGATCTTGGGTTCCATCATGGTATGTCTTCCAGTCATAGAAGCCAGGATATTCCGGCCTTCTCATACGATTATATGGCGATTTTTTCATGATGCGTCATGTCCTCACTGTCGCCCTGGATGGATTCAGGTTGCGACAGCAGGCCAGGGGATTTTTTCAGTGATGTTTTGTTCAGGTCAGGCGTCTAGGGGGAAGAAGAAAGAACGAATGCAGTTGATCCTGGCAGTATTCCAGCCCATTGCCTGCCTTGAGCGGGCAGAAAGGTGATCTGCTATGCAGAAGAAATCGCTCATCTGGCTTGCCATCATGCTCAGCCTGGCGCTTCCGTTTGTCGCCGCCTGTAGCGATCACCCCTCGTCATCCCGGACTCCAGGGGTTTCTGCGGCGCCAGGGGAGGTGCTGTATGTGCTGGATGGCTACAGCGCCGGGGGCGCCAACGTCGGCCAGCGCATTGTCGCCTTCCAACCCGGCGCGAGCAGCGTCATTGCTTCATTGCCCGCTGGCCTGACCTCGCAAGATCATCAGCGCCTCTACGTCGCCGCGCCGCAGGGCAATCAGACCAACATCACCATCTATACTACGCAGACCGGCGCAGCACTGGGCGCATTTGCCATCCCTGGCGCATACTCCACCGGCATGCGCGGCTATGAAACCGGCGCGATCTCGCCCAATGGCCGCTGGCTGGCGCTGCGCCAGGTCGCAGCAGACCTCAGCGAGACGACCATTGCCCTGGTAGATACCCAGGCGCGCAAGGTCGTCAAAACTGAACATCTCGTCGGCGACTTTGATCTGGACGCCATCTCGCCCAACGCGCAGACCGTCTACCTGCTCCAGAACACCAACGACGCCCAGCATCATTACTACGTTCGCGCCTACGATCTGACGACGGACCAATTGAACCCGGCTATCATCGTTGACAAGACCGAGATTGACGAGACCGACATGCAAGGCCAGGCGCTCACTCGGCAGATGGCTCCTGACGGCTCCATGAGCTACACGCTCTATATCAATCGGCAGGAAAACAAAGCCTTTATCCATATCCTGCCATTGAGTGATCAGCCCGATGGCTTCTTTGCCCGCTGCATTGATCTGCCCTCTGGCGCTTCGCCCGACCTGCTGGCCTACTACACACTGGCCCTCTCGCCCGACGGCAGCAGGCTTTACGCCGTCAACAGCGCGCTGGGAACTGTGACCAGCATCACCGTCAAGACGGATTACGTCTTCGACATCCAGGCAGGGACGACACAGCGGTTCCGTTCGCCCCTTGCCAGCACGAACGGCGCGCCCGTTCCCTACAACGGCGCGGTGGTTTCGCCCGACCAGCAGGCGCTCTATGTCGCCGGGGTGGATGGCATCTGGGCGCTCAGCACACGGGATAGCCATGTGTTGGGACGCTACCTGGCGGGCCAGTCCTTCACCAGCGTGGCGCTCAGCGCAGATGGTCAGATGCTCTATGCGGTCAGCCCGTCACAGGGCATCGTCATGTTCAACCTCATCACCGGACAGGCCGGGCAGCCTATGCGCGGTGTGGCTACGTCCCCCTGGGCGATTGCCTGGGTGAGTAAATAGGAGGCTGGTGAATATTCAGCATGCCGGTTGTCCACCGCTGCCGCTGCTGGCGTAGATCAAGATCAGCGCGTTGGGGGTCGTGTGAACCCGCGAAAGATGCTCGTTGGGAATGCTTGGATTAAAATCCTTGAACGCATCATTCACCCGCTGCTGGATAGACGGCCCGGCGAGATCGGTGATGGGCTGGTCTCCCAGCAGCACGCGCGTGACCACAAAAGCAGGCCGTCCAGTCGAGGCGACGCAGGGACGCATCGCCACCAGTACCTGGCGCGAGCCTGTCAGCGGAAACTCGACATCGCCGGTAACAGAAAGCTGATCGCCGCTTTGCGGCTGAGCGCGAACGTTGCGCAGCGGCAGGGAACCAAACGGAGTGGGGATGCCAAACCCGTTCAGGTTCTTTGACGCTGCCGCGCTCATGAACTCTTGCGATAACTGAATCGTCACATCGCCGGGGCTGTTATCCTGATGCGGAGGCGGCACATTTGGCTCAGGGGCCAGCAAAATCAAGCCCAAAATCAGCACAATGGCCCCGACGACCACGCCAGACAAGAAACTTGCCAGCGCCTTCCAGGGCGTTATCTCGCGCAGCGCCTTCAGCCATTTCTTCAACACGCCCATGCTCGCAAACCAGCCTCTCCGCGTAATACGCCAGGGTTTTTGTGAGCCGATTATATCATGGCTTGCCCGCCCAGAATGCGGCGCAGGTCACATCTTAACCAATCTCTTGCCCATTCGGAAATTATATGTTACACTTCCAACATGGCATGGACGATAGAATATTATGAGCAGGCCGATGACACTCAACCGGCTGAGGTATTTGAAGACCGGCTAGACCGAGAACATCCCAAACTGGCAGGGAAACTCCTGGAGATTACAGCCGCACTCCGCAGCGCGGGCCATCGCTTAAGTGGGGGATATATCGAGCCATGCCGGAGCCATAGCGGCCTCTGGGAAATTCGTGTCATCCATAGCCAATGGCTGGGCCGTGAGTTCTTTGGCTTCGACGCTGAACGCATCGTTCTACTACACGGTTATGTTAAACGAGGCGGCCAGGAAGCTTCCAAGCGTGATCTTGATCTCGCGTTCGCCTATTGGGCTGACTACAAGCAAACGCGCAAGATCAGTCTAGCCAGGGAGGAAGATAATGAACCGATTTGAGCAACGCCTGCGCAAGCGGCTTCAGAACCCAGAAGTCGCGGCGGGCTTCCGCGAAATGGCCGCTGAGCGAACGCTGCTGCAACGCCTGGAGGAAATCCGCGAGCAGCAGCAGATTACCAAAGAGGAGCTTGCGCTGCGGATGGGCAAACATCGGGAAGCGGTATCGCGGCTGCTGAACGCGAGCGACGCGAACCCAACCCTGGAAACCCTCATCGAACTGTTGATGGCGCTGGGCATTACCGCCGAAATTACCTTGCGCCCGGCAATCGAAGGTGAGGAGCCGATCAAGGTTGCGCGGGCGGGCTAAAACCAAATCCCGTTGAATAGTGGTTGCTACAGTAGCAACCACTATTCAACGGAATGTAGTATCAGTTCCGTCCAGACCACGCTGGCTCTAGACCAGCATGCCCATTGGCTCTTCCAGCAGGCGTTTCACTTCCTGAAGGAAGCGCGCGGCAGTCGCGCCATCAATAGCGCGGTGATCAATAGAAACCGTCACTTTCATGCGATCACGCACGACGACCTGCCCATCAACGACAACAGGCGTGGGGATGATCGCCCCGACGGCCAGAATAGCTGATTCGGGTGGGTTGATGACGGCGGTGAACTCCTCGACGCCAAACATACCCATGTTGCTGATCGAGAAGGTGCCACCCTGGTAGTCTTCCGGCTTGAGCTTGTTGTTGTGAGCGGCGTCAATCAGCCGACGCGATTCGCGGGCGATCTCCAAAATGCCCCTGTGGTCAGCGTCGCGGATCACCGGCACGATCAAGCCCTGATCCAGCGCCACCGCCAGGCCAATGTTGATATGGCGCTTGAAAAGCAGGTTGTCGCCGTCAAACGAGACGTTGATCTCCGGCATACGCGCCAGCGCCAGCGCCACCGCTTTCGTAATCAGATCGTTGAAGCTGACCTTGATCGGCTCTTTTTCGGTCTGGGTAAAATCGTTGATCTGCGCGCGGAGCGCGCTCGCCTTGGTCATGTCAATCGCCATCGTGACGTAGAAGTGCGGCGCTTGCTGCATGCTCGCGGAGAGGCGGCGCGCAATAGTCTTGCGCATCTGCGTCAGCGGAACGGCGGTCACATCCTCGCCGGGCTGCGCGGCGGCAATCGCCGGAGCAGGCACAAAGACCGGCGCGGGCGCGGCCTGCGGCTGGCGCAGGGCGTTTTCCACGTCCTCGCGGATGATGCGCCCATTGGGGCCGGTCCCCTGAATCTGGCTGATGTTCAGGTTATGCTCGGCGGCAATGCGCCGGGCAATCGGGCTGATAAAGATGCGCTCGCCCTCGACAACGCCTGCTGGCCTGGCCGCAGGCGCCGCTTGAGGCTGCGGCTGAGGCGCGGGCGCAGAGGCTGCGCGGCCATTCCCGCCGCTGGTGGACGCCTGGGCGCGGCCTGGGCTGGCCGCCTGGGCGGGAGCCTGTGGCTCCGCCTCCAGCGGCTCGTTGGGGTCGCCGACCAGCGCAATCGCTGATCCAACGGGCGCGGTCTGGCCCGCTGGCACCAGGATTTTGCGCAGCACACCGCTGGCAAAGGCTTCGATTTCCATATTGGTTTTTTCGGTCTCAACCTCCGCCACTGCCTCGCCTTTATTGACGGTATCGCCCTCTTTTTTGAGCCAGTTGAGGATTTTGCCCTCTTCCATCATATCGCTCAGCTTGGGCATAGCGATTTTATTCATCTTCTCTTCTCCAGAACGGAGATGCTCTCCGCTAGGCCCTCGCCTTCTGCGGCACAATCGCCCGGACGGCCTGCATTACATCGCTGCGCACCGGCAGGGAGGCGCGCTCCAGGTTTTTGGCATACGGCATGGGTACATCAGCGCCGCTCACATGCTGAATCGGCGCGTCCATCCAATCAAAGGCGTATTCGTAGATGAGGGAAGCGATGCCCTGGCCGGTCCCATAATACTTCCAGCCTTCCTCAACGATGATCGCGCGGTTGGTCTTTTTCACCGAATCC
This region includes:
- a CDS encoding dihydrolipoamide acetyltransferase family protein; amino-acid sequence: MNKIAMPKLSDMMEEGKILNWLKKEGDTVNKGEAVAEVETEKTNMEIEAFASGVLRKILVPAGQTAPVGSAIALVGDPNEPLEAEPQAPAQAASPGRAQASTSGGNGRAASAPAPQPQPQAAPAARPAGVVEGERIFISPIARRIAAEHNLNISQIQGTGPNGRIIREDVENALRQPQAAPAPVFVPAPAIAAAQPGEDVTAVPLTQMRKTIARRLSASMQQAPHFYVTMAIDMTKASALRAQINDFTQTEKEPIKVSFNDLITKAVALALARMPEINVSFDGDNLLFKRHINIGLAVALDQGLIVPVIRDADHRGILEIARESRRLIDAAHNNKLKPEDYQGGTFSISNMGMFGVEEFTAVINPPESAILAVGAIIPTPVVVDGQVVVRDRMKVTVSIDHRAIDGATAARFLQEVKRLLEEPMGMLV
- a CDS encoding DUF3307 domain-containing protein — its product is MDVLAAVLVWLACHFVGDFAFQSGWMSANKGKSWEINAYHAATYTAVFVLFARATPAAIAIIFLTHCIIDPLKTRYNIIKPIWVDQALHFMVIFALLALQFAFPDSIFGLHAALPGLIIGK
- a CDS encoding thioredoxin-like domain-containing protein; this encodes MATVEREPVRAPELSGAAWFNTDHPLTLADLKGKLVLLDFWTYCCINCMHILPDLKYLEEKYAHEPLVVIGVHSAKFENEKDTDNIRNAILRYGISHPVVVDVNHRLWNAYAVRGWPTVVLVDPAGYLLGTVSGEGHREQLDMVIAAALDAYKGAGLLDDTPLPVHLESDALVDMPLAYPGKIVADQTAVGAGARLFISDSGHHRVVIATSEGTLLDTIGTGAAGADDGSFEEASFSNPQGLALDAEHDWLYVADTDNHLLRRLDLKARTVKTVAGTGEQGIGPNLSAPALEQPLNSPWDLCFVDGLLYIAMAGCHMLWLYDPASEELRHVAGSGREARIDGPALRSAFAQPSGLTTDGRALYVADSEISSVRRVTLGDDVQVTTVAGGDLFQFGDVDGLGDLARFQHPLGVAWHDGAIYVADTYNHKIRKVDPETRRATSFLGDGKPGADDGEQPRFYEPGGLSFAGERLFIADTNNHAIRVVDLASKTVSTLTIGELCPPGFCLPEPGFAGNKAVEEE
- a CDS encoding type II toxin-antitoxin system RelE/ParE family toxin, which gives rise to MAWTIEYYEQADDTQPAEVFEDRLDREHPKLAGKLLEITAALRSAGHRLSGGYIEPCRSHSGLWEIRVIHSQWLGREFFGFDAERIVLLHGYVKRGGQEASKRDLDLAFAYWADYKQTRKISLAREEDNEPI
- a CDS encoding helix-turn-helix transcriptional regulator, yielding MNRFEQRLRKRLQNPEVAAGFREMAAERTLLQRLEEIREQQQITKEELALRMGKHREAVSRLLNASDANPTLETLIELLMALGITAEITLRPAIEGEEPIKVARAG
- a CDS encoding VWA domain-containing protein translates to MLPENNDLLTAHDLERGHQLQRKLVEFGRLLWDMGLDVGPGRMVEASKTISLIDVKKREDFYHALKCTLLSRHEQEPLFDQAFFYFWQMKHRLSKLDDNAIVKSDEKRGSPIRLPPRERQELEAQAARLTRQLMQPQRDAGRARPSDQADQSDDDDDDEAQGTAYSAIEQLRGKDFESYSWEEMQEAKRLMAEMHWHLGERPTRRKAPSRKGAYPDLRRIIRRNMKYGGELMELTWRKIRRKPRPLVIICDISGSMSLYSRLLLHFIHTISSGLQNTEAFVFGTRLTRITRQLRKRDVDDAVRDVSKNVQDWSGGTRIGECLRDFNYRWARRVLGHGAVVLIISDGWDRGEPDVLRAEMDRLQHSSHRLIWLNPLLGAEDYRPVTIGMKTALPFIDNFLSAHSLDSLLELGKVLEQIDDSRPSRRGQARLQQLPGR
- a CDS encoding NYN domain-containing protein; its protein translation is MMEPKIILIDGYNVIKNTPELLAVEQRHSLAAARDALVRKLIAKYRHTSHQVVVVFDAQQPRQTEEHVQRIKLIYTCQGESADEVIARLAREGAGRHQLVVVASNDQEVRRAVLEAGGQAATSADLADHLNAPPRLLAQRARYRQSVLRRLEGASGEAGSSQHTKGNPRRPKRKRGGQTPQSPL
- a CDS encoding MoxR family ATPase, with product MEQVQQALPASIDDVLAALSAQRYIADRSLATTIYLALKRHKPLLLEGEAGVGKTEIAKVLASMLDTRLIRLQCYEGIDVNTAVYEWNYTRQMLHIRLLEASGANNDAAMQDIFGPEFLIRRPLLEAIDPGNKKAPVLLIDELDRSDEEFEAFLLEILSDFQVTVPEIGTLTAPEPPIVVITSNRTREIHDALRRRCLYYWIDYPTLEKELAIVLAKAPEASEKLARQVCIFVKELRAMDLFKSPGIAETLDWVSSLVTLEIHELQEGPVRDTLGALLKYQDDIEKVNSGNALSKLLHKVIGA
- a CDS encoding XdhC/CoxI family protein — protein: MSVSRETPARKGPAMAEIYETLKASLANERPVALATLVGGAGPLAAKLLVFQDGATQGTLGSAQLNARVAADARPMIWQGAAKTISYTPEAADEPQAGALDVFIETFPPPHKLVIVGAGHIAIPLTTFGKTLGYRVIVIDARAAFATRERFPHADEVICEWPDEVLGKQIPLHVATAAAVLTHDPKFDEPTLRVLLKSDVSYIGAIGSRKTSEERSERLRQQGITDEQLARIHGPIGLNIGAVSPEEMALAIMAEIVAARHGRERSATAWQTK
- a CDS encoding WD40 repeat domain-containing protein translates to MQKKSLIWLAIMLSLALPFVAACSDHPSSSRTPGVSAAPGEVLYVLDGYSAGGANVGQRIVAFQPGASSVIASLPAGLTSQDHQRLYVAAPQGNQTNITIYTTQTGAALGAFAIPGAYSTGMRGYETGAISPNGRWLALRQVAADLSETTIALVDTQARKVVKTEHLVGDFDLDAISPNAQTVYLLQNTNDAQHHYYVRAYDLTTDQLNPAIIVDKTEIDETDMQGQALTRQMAPDGSMSYTLYINRQENKAFIHILPLSDQPDGFFARCIDLPSGASPDLLAYYTLALSPDGSRLYAVNSALGTVTSITVKTDYVFDIQAGTTQRFRSPLASTNGAPVPYNGAVVSPDQQALYVAGVDGIWALSTRDSHVLGRYLAGQSFTSVALSADGQMLYAVSPSQGIVMFNLITGQAGQPMRGVATSPWAIAWVSK
- a CDS encoding XdhC family protein, producing the protein MKDILPDVEKWRAQGARVAVATVTAVVGSAPRQEGAKLAVSERGEISGSVSGGCVEPAVITAAEEVIKTGTPQMLTFGISEEENLEKIGLSCGGEIKVFVERLDW